CATAAGGAAACACGCGAAGTCTTCAAAATAATTCGGCCACACTCGATGGGCTGACGGCTTGAGGAAGCACTCGCAAACGAAAAAAGCCCGACCGGATGAACGGTCGAGCTTTTCTAAATTCGTGGGACGCTTGGTCAGAACGACTTTGCGCTACTTGACAATCGCGGCCAAGTCGGCCATGCAGGTGTCGAGGCAAACTTCGCTGGCGCTGGCGAAGCCGTGGCTGGCGGTCACGGTGCCGTCGGTGGCGAAGGTCACGGTGACTTCGGCCTTCGGGTTGATTCCGTAATCGTCGGGACCGTTTTCGAATTCGTTAGGCACGACGAAGGGGATGTGCTTGGCCTTCGATGTCATGGCGAACTTCTTGGCCGATTCCGCAGCGGCTTCTGGGTTCTCGCCCATCACGTTGACGAAACATGCGAGCTTTTCGCCTTCGTGCTCGACCATCGCTGCGTCAAGTTTTGCAACCAATGCGGCGACTTCGGGGCCGGTCGAACGGGTGAAGATCACCACTTGAGGACGGCTGCCATTCTTGCATCGGTAGCACAACTTTTTGCCTTCGGCGACACCGTCATCTTCGGCGCCGGCAATTTTGGTAACCGTAAACGGGCCAAGGTGATCGCCGCCTTGAGGACCGCTCTTCACGTGGTCTGCGGTAGCGGCTTCTTCAGCTTGCGCTGTGCCGGTCACGCATGCGGTCGCCATCGCGGCAACCAGTCCAAGGCTCAACACAAAAAACTTCTTCACAGAGACATCCTTCAAAGGGAGGGAGCAAAATCGAGTTTGGATCAGATGGGTCCGATCGACTCGTGGTTCACAAGGTTGTTGCCATTGTAAGGCATACGGCTAGGTGTGGGGTGTAAAACCTCGTCCGGGCGAGGCGACGGTTAAGATCCCAGTTGTTTGGTATCCCCGTTGATTCGTTCGACCGATCCGCCAGACCCGGCTATGTTATGTATCAATGACCGTGCGGGAAGTCTTTCCGCCGCTCGCCCGAACTTTTTATGAATGATTCATCGCTTTCGAGGATGATTTGCTTCCAAAATGAGATTCAGACACTTGGCGAAAACCGGGCGAATACTGGCGTTAGTGGCTTTCGCCTTAGGTTTGTCGAACCACTTGGCCAACGGGTTGATCGCTGCCGAAACGGCGACATCGAAGCTGGTCGGTGTGGACCGATCCCCCATCGATCTGGTGATTTCAGCCGACCAGCAATGGATCGTGACCGCCAACGAGACTTCGGGGTCGTTGTCGTTGATCCGAGTGACGGATCGCCAAGTCATCGACGAAATTATCGTGGGGGACCATCCCGCCAATGTGCTTGGGACTCCCGACGGGAAGCACGTCGTTGTCAGCACGGCTTGGGACGGAAACCTGCATCAGCTTCGTATCGACGCCGATCGTGGCAAACTTGTCCTCGTCAATTCGGTCCACGTCGGTATGCAACCGTGTGGAATCGCGATTTTGCCTGATTCGACAAAGGCTTACGTCGGCTGCGTTGCCAACGCGGAAATCGTAGAAGTCGATTTGAATGCCGCCAAAGTCATTCGTCGCTTTTCGACCGGCAACTGGCCGCGTTACTTGACCCTGACACCGGACGGGAAACGGTTGGCGGTCGGACTTGCCGGTAACAGCGAGATCGCCGTCATCGAAATCGATTCGGGAAAAACGCTTTACACCGAGCCGCTGTCGGGTGGCATCAATTTGGGTCAGATGATCACGTCGTCGGACGGAACCTATGCGTATTTTCCTTGGATGGTTTATCGCACCAACCCGATAACGGTGCGCAACATCAAATTGGGCTGGGTCTTGGCCAGCCGCATGGGACGCGTACGTCTCGACGGCGCGGCGTACCGTGAAGCGGTTTCGCTAGACGTTCCTGAATTGGCTGTTGCCGATACGCACGACGTTGCGATCACTTCCGATGGTAAGCGATTGATCGCATCATCATCGGGTACGCACGAATTGTTGTCATACCGATTGCCCGACATGCCGTTCATTGCCGAAGGCGGCCCCGGCGACTTGATCGATCCCCAATTGCAATACAACGCCGATCGTTTCGAGCGCATCGAAGTCGGCGGTCGTCCGATGGGCATCGCGATCGCAGATGACGACCAAACAATTTTCGTGGCCAACTATTTGCGCAACAGTGTCCAAGTCGTCAGCCGTGACGAGGCAGCAGTGATCGCAGAAATCGACTTGGGCGGCGCGAAGACATTGACGCTGGCGAGAAAAGGAATGGAGATTTTTCACGACGCCGTGCGCAGCTTGGACCAGTGGTACAGTTGTCAAACGTGTCACGCCGGAGGTGGCACGAATGCGAAGATCATGGATACGTTCAACGATGCAACGGAGATGACGTTCAAGACGGTCTTGCCGCTGCAAAACGTGACTCGCACCGGTCCTTGGACGTGGCACGGTTGGCAAACCGACTTGGACGACGCGATGCATCGTTCGATCGTGTCGTCAATGCAGGGCGTCCGACCAGCGCCGGCGGACAAGTCCGCGTTGATCGCGTATTTGGAAACGCTCGATTTCCCGCCCAATCCGTTTCGCGGCGACGGGGGCTCGCTTTCCGAAGCGGCCGCGCGAGGCAAGGTAGTGTTCGAAAGCAACAAGGCGGCTTGCATCGATTGCCACCACGGATCAACCTTCACCGACGGCGAAATTCATGACGTCGGTACGGGGTCCAAGAGCGACCACTATCAAGGCTATAACACTCCGTCGCTTAACGGGTCGTACACCAAGGTTCGGTGGCTTCATCACGGTCGGGCGAAGAGTTTGTTGGAAGTCGTGACCGATTACCACAGCCCCGACAAAGTCAACGGAAGCGAGCCGTTGACGGACGGCGAAGCCGCCGACTTGGTCGCGTACTTGAAATCGTTGTAGCTCTTTGCATTGCCCGTTGACGGGCGTTCTCCTCCGCTTCGGAAAACTTGATGGCCGACTGGTACGACCACCCTCAATATTTTGACATGGTGTTTCGCGATGAAACGGATGACGAGGTGGTGTTCTTTGAAGAGGTCTTCGAGCGGTTCGGCGAAGGCGAGGTCAAGCGGTTGCTTGAACCGGGCTGTGGCAGCGGACGGTTGGTCGTCGCGATGGCGGCCAAGGGCTATGACGTGACAGGATTGGACTTGAGTCAACCAATGTTGTCGTACTTGCGAGGTCGCATGAAACGTCGCAAGTTGACCGGGACGGTCGTTCAGGGCGACATGACGGACATGAGTTTCCCGAAGGCGTTCGACGCCGCATTCTGTACGTTCAATACGTTCCGCCATTTGATCAACGAAGGGGCGGCTGAGAAACACTTGCGCAGCGTTGCCGCAAACGTTCGCGCCGGCGGTCTGTATATCTTGGGGTTCCATTTGATTCCGATGGACGCGGACCCCGATTGCACGGAACGATGGAAGGCGTCGTCGGGCGGTACCAAAGTCAGCGTGACGCTGCGGGTGATCGATTTTGATCGCAAACGTCGGCAAGAAATGTTGCGAGTATCGATCAAGGCGGTCAAACGTTCCGGCGCGGTCGAACGAATTCGCAGCGAGTTTCCGCTGCGGCTGTACACGCCGACTCAGGCGAAGCGATTGTTGGAGAAAGTCGCCGACGT
The sequence above is a segment of the Rubripirellula tenax genome. Coding sequences within it:
- a CDS encoding YVTN family beta-propeller repeat protein; amino-acid sequence: MRFRHLAKTGRILALVAFALGLSNHLANGLIAAETATSKLVGVDRSPIDLVISADQQWIVTANETSGSLSLIRVTDRQVIDEIIVGDHPANVLGTPDGKHVVVSTAWDGNLHQLRIDADRGKLVLVNSVHVGMQPCGIAILPDSTKAYVGCVANAEIVEVDLNAAKVIRRFSTGNWPRYLTLTPDGKRLAVGLAGNSEIAVIEIDSGKTLYTEPLSGGINLGQMITSSDGTYAYFPWMVYRTNPITVRNIKLGWVLASRMGRVRLDGAAYREAVSLDVPELAVADTHDVAITSDGKRLIASSSGTHELLSYRLPDMPFIAEGGPGDLIDPQLQYNADRFERIEVGGRPMGIAIADDDQTIFVANYLRNSVQVVSRDEAAVIAEIDLGGAKTLTLARKGMEIFHDAVRSLDQWYSCQTCHAGGGTNAKIMDTFNDATEMTFKTVLPLQNVTRTGPWTWHGWQTDLDDAMHRSIVSSMQGVRPAPADKSALIAYLETLDFPPNPFRGDGGSLSEAAARGKVVFESNKAACIDCHHGSTFTDGEIHDVGTGSKSDHYQGYNTPSLNGSYTKVRWLHHGRAKSLLEVVTDYHSPDKVNGSEPLTDGEAADLVAYLKSL
- a CDS encoding class I SAM-dependent methyltransferase, which translates into the protein MADWYDHPQYFDMVFRDETDDEVVFFEEVFERFGEGEVKRLLEPGCGSGRLVVAMAAKGYDVTGLDLSQPMLSYLRGRMKRRKLTGTVVQGDMTDMSFPKAFDAAFCTFNTFRHLINEGAAEKHLRSVAANVRAGGLYILGFHLIPMDADPDCTERWKASSGGTKVSVTLRVIDFDRKRRQEMLRVSIKAVKRSGAVERIRSEFPLRLYTPTQAKRLLEKVADVWQIRGIYDFDYDLDSPRKIDNDLTDAVFVLGRKPS